The genomic interval GGGTTTTTCCCGGCAGTGTGTATGAGAATGTCATTGCAGACAAGCGCAGGAAAGAAGCATTCTGGAGAGAGTAATCCAGCTCGGATGGAGCGTAGCGATTATAGCTTGTGTTAGCGATCACGCGTGGAATATCGGTATTGGTATGTTCCGGTGTCCAGCGGTTCAGCAGGTCAACGGTAGCCATACTTTCACCGGTGCTGTTGATCAGGCCTTCATAATAGCTGCTGATCTTCTTTGCACCGTAGGAGTATGTGAACATGGCGTTCAGACCAAATGCCTTGTAATTCAGGTTAGTGGAGAAACCACCATAGAACTTAGGATCTGTCTTAGCTACTACTGTTCTGTCGTATTGATCCACCACTTTATCTGGCACACCGTTCGGTCCGGAAATATCTTTTGCGAAGAGATCGCCGGGATTTACAGTCTTGCCATTATAATTTATACCATCCCATTCCTTACGGTTAGATTCCTGCGCGATACCACCTGAAACGTATGTGTAGACGGTATGCAGTGACTTACCGAGGAAGACGTTATTCTCACGCTGTATGACGTTCTCGTTGATGTTATAGATCTCGGTAGCATTACCATACAGTTTGGTTACCTTATTCTTATCGAAGGAGATGTTGCCGGATACGGTCCAGTTGAAATCCTTCTTCTGGATCACTTCCCCAATTACAGAGAACTCCATTCCCCTGTTATTGACACGCCCGATATTAGCCCACTGTTTGGTATAACCGGTGGTGGTAGCCAGGGAGCGGTCCAGCAGGAGGTTATCGTTGTTGATGTCGAAGAAGTCGGCAGTAAAGAGCAATCTTGATTTAAAGAAGCCTACGTTCAGACCGATGTTGCTTTGTTTTTGTTTTTCCCAGGTAATATTAGGATTACCGCGACGACCATCATTGGCGATCAGGGCATTACCGTTATCAATCCTGGAACCGTAAAGCGTCTGGTATGCGTAATTACCGATATCCTGGTTACCCACCACGCCATATCCAATACGCAGTTTTAACTGGTCGAACAGGGTTACATCTTTCATGAAATCTTCTCTTGTCACATCCCATGCAGCAGATACTGATGGGAAGACACCCCAGCGGTGTCCGGCAGCGAAACGGGAGGAGCCGTCGTAACGCGCAGTAGCAGTTAAGTGATATTTATCTTTATAGCTATAGTTTACGCGGCCAATGAAAGACATCAGGGAATAGGCGTAGAAGTCGGAACCGAGTACCGACTTCTCGATTGCGGCAGCACCACCCAGGTCATTATATCCCAGGTCATCGCTGGCGAAACGGTCGCCCTGTGCTTTGGTATAGTTAGAAGAACGCTTGCTGGAGCTGGTACCTACCAAGGCAGTGAATTTGTGATCATTTGCGATGGTAGTGTTGTAAGTCAGGGTGTTATCCCATTGCCAGTAAGTATCGCTCCATCTTTCGTGTTTAGCGCGTGCATCGCCATTGTAGTGACGAACAGCTTCCTGGATATTATGCGGCGTGAACTCGAACCAGTCCTGTGCGCCGTAGTCCAGCGAGTAGCTGGAACGGAAGTCCAGTCCTTTTATCGGGTTGATGTTGATATAGTTGGCAGTGGTTACACGGTTACGTGCCCTGTCGCGCTGCATCAGCAATGAGTTGAAAGGGTTGAAGTCATTGTTGTTCTGCTCTCCGTGTGAACGGTAGTAGATAGTCAGGTAATCGGGCGTAAAACGGGTAGCCGGGTCGCGGTAGGGCGCATAGTCCAGCAATGGGTTGGCATTCAGGGCCTTGCCGTATACATCATCGGAAGGGATCTGATCGTTGATGCGGGTGAAGCCGGTATTGGTACCCACTTTCAGCCATTTCTTCACATTGTATTCAGCGTTGAAACGACCGGTGTATTTATTCTGTTTGGTATTTTCCACTACGCCTTTGTTACCCGCATAACCGAGGCTCAGGTAAAACACCCCCCTGTCGGAACCACCGGAGAAGCTCACCGCATGGTTCTGCTGCAGTCCTGTACGGGTCACCTGGTCCAGCCAGTTGAAGCTTTGTTTCTTATTGTAGGTATCGAACTCCTGGTTAGAGAAGGCAATATTAGTCTTCATCAGGGTATTGTCGATATAATCCTGGCGATTCGCATTCGGATTGTCTTTCAGGTAACCATTTGCATAAGCGTCTATGCGCAGATCGAATAGCTGCTGAGCGCTCATGGTTTTAGGGATGCGTGTGAAATCGGAGGTACCGAACCAGGCATCGTAGGTAACGAGTCCATCTCCTCCCCTGCGCTGACCTTTCTTAGTCGTGATCACTACCACACCGTTGGCGCCACGGGAACCGTAGAGCGCTGTGGCAGATGCGTCTTTGAGCACCTGTATGGAAGCGACATCGTTTACGTTCACAGAGTTGAAACCACCCTGGTTGTTTTCCATGATCACACCGTCCACTACATAGATAGGGGAAGAACCGGCGTTAATGGTGTTCAGACCGCGGATCCTGATGGTTGCATCGTCGCTGGGACGTGTGCCGGCACTAACGAACACACCGGCAGCGTTCCCCTGTAAGGCCTGGTTAATGTTGGTCACAGGTCTTTCCAACAGTTTTTTGGAATCGACTGTTGCAATAGAACCCGTCAGGTCAGACTTTTTCATGCTGGCGCCGACTACCACTACTTCGTCTACGATAGCGGTGGCTTGTTGCATTTTGACGTTCAGCGCTGTGAAGCTGGTAAAGGGAACGGTTTGTGTTTCGAAACCTAAGAAGCTGAATTCCAGTGCGCCTTTGCTACTTTCAGCAGCCAGGGAGAATGCGCCCTGGATGTCGGTAACAGTACCGGTTTTCGTGCCGGTCAGCTTCACCGATACACCGGGAAGTGGTTCTCCTTTTGTGTCGGTAACTTTACCGGAAATTCTGCCGCTTTGGGCAAAAACGGACACTGAGCCGGTCAGCATGGCTATGATGCATAGGAGCGACCATAGCCTCTTGGAAGCATTTTTTACATGCATAACGTGAAGCATAAAGTGTTTGTAAAGATTCTTTTAATGACAGGTATACTGCTAGTTGACAATCTCCAATAAACGTGAAATTTGCATTTCGAAAATTCGTCCCCTTGGTGACAGAATGATGTCGACGCAATCATTAAGTCATTGATTTCCAGTACTATCTTTTAGACTTTGATTGGTTTGGTCTATTCTGGTCTACAGGACAAATATAGGGTTAGTTTGGAATAATCAAAATGAATTTTTTATGATTGGTAAAATTTGTGGTGAATGATAATGGAGGATTTTATGGTGGTGTTGCCTGGGTTTCGGGAAGGTTACTGATTATCGTGGCGTCAGGTGATGGAGGATTTGCTGATTTGATATTGCCTGGTGATTGACTCGCTTCGATTCCAGGCGGGACCAGCTCTTTGAAGATCCATGATATCGGGGTTGGGTGATTGACACGCTTCGGTTCCAGGCGGGACCAGCTCTTTGAAGATCCATGATATCGGGGTTGGGTGATTGACACGCTTCGGTTCCAGGCGGGACCAGCTCTTTGAAGATCCATGATATCGGGGTTGGGTGATTGACACACTTCGGTTCCAGGCGGGACCACTGGCTGTAGTTCTTTGAAGTTCCTGGACATTGAACGCCTGGATGTCGTATTGGGCAGTTGGATTTCTATAAAACTCCCGGTAGAGCGTATCGGCATACTTCAAATAACTAAGGCCAGTAGTCTCCACCCGGAACCGCCGCTGCTTCCGGGCAGACTATTTCATTCGTGGCTAACACAATTTTTATCTGTGTTCATCGCCGGCCATTTGAGTCCTGTCTTCCGCAACTTTCATCTTTATCCTTTATAGTAAGTATGTACCGCTCCTTTCTGTTCTACCCTGTTCATCTCATCCGGGTCCGCTCCAGCTTTCTAAAAAAAATAAATCACACTTACACGTATGCGGTTTTTCGTAGATAATCTTTTTTTTAAATTCAAAATTTCATATATTCACTATGTAAAGACCAATATATATCCAATAAAATGTTCTCTCCTTGAAACCCTGGTTTCAAGCACCAGATTCCGTGAAATTGATATACTATTAAATTTGCTGACTATGCCCTGAGCCTATATCCTGAGAATGGACCAGTAAAGACAGATCTGCCGACTACCACAAATATTATTTCTTTCCACGTCTGGCTGGTCAGGCCAGTCTAATACCAATACGGCAGCGTGCGAGCTTTCCCGGGCAGAAGTCTATAATCCACATAAGCGATCTACTGAAATTGACAATACATACCTGGCCTTCGTACATTAATATTACATGTGTTGATGTTATGTATTGA from Chitinophaga filiformis carries:
- a CDS encoding SusC/RagA family TonB-linked outer membrane protein, which codes for MHVKNASKRLWSLLCIIAMLTGSVSVFAQSGRISGKVTDTKGEPLPGVSVKLTGTKTGTVTDIQGAFSLAAESSKGALEFSFLGFETQTVPFTSFTALNVKMQQATAIVDEVVVVGASMKKSDLTGSIATVDSKKLLERPVTNINQALQGNAAGVFVSAGTRPSDDATIRIRGLNTINAGSSPIYVVDGVIMENNQGGFNSVNVNDVASIQVLKDASATALYGSRGANGVVVITTKKGQRRGGDGLVTYDAWFGTSDFTRIPKTMSAQQLFDLRIDAYANGYLKDNPNANRQDYIDNTLMKTNIAFSNQEFDTYNKKQSFNWLDQVTRTGLQQNHAVSFSGGSDRGVFYLSLGYAGNKGVVENTKQNKYTGRFNAEYNVKKWLKVGTNTGFTRINDQIPSDDVYGKALNANPLLDYAPYRDPATRFTPDYLTIYYRSHGEQNNNDFNPFNSLLMQRDRARNRVTTANYININPIKGLDFRSSYSLDYGAQDWFEFTPHNIQEAVRHYNGDARAKHERWSDTYWQWDNTLTYNTTIANDHKFTALVGTSSSKRSSNYTKAQGDRFASDDLGYNDLGGAAAIEKSVLGSDFYAYSLMSFIGRVNYSYKDKYHLTATARYDGSSRFAAGHRWGVFPSVSAAWDVTREDFMKDVTLFDQLKLRIGYGVVGNQDIGNYAYQTLYGSRIDNGNALIANDGRRGNPNITWEKQKQSNIGLNVGFFKSRLLFTADFFDINNDNLLLDRSLATTTGYTKQWANIGRVNNRGMEFSVIGEVIQKKDFNWTVSGNISFDKNKVTKLYGNATEIYNINENVIQRENNVFLGKSLHTVYTYVSGGIAQESNRKEWDGINYNGKTVNPGDLFAKDISGPNGVPDKVVDQYDRTVVAKTDPKFYGGFSTNLNYKAFGLNAMFTYSYGAKKISSYYEGLINSTGESMATVDLLNRWTPEHTNTDIPRVIANTSYNRYAPSELDYSLQNASFLRLSAMTFSYTLPGKTLSNWKLNNLRFYVTGSNLFCITKYKGMDPETGDYGYPPVKSYVFGLNVGF